CACACCCTTTTGTACAAATCTGCTATATGTCCAGGCCCCTATGGCAACTCCATTGGTTCGTGCTGTGCAAAAggacaaatttttaaatgaacaAGAAGAGCCCTCCTTATGTTGAAGTCCTTATAAGAGTAAACTCCTTCTCTTACGTGGCCCTAAAAGAGAAAGTTGCTTAGCTACTTCGCGCTACTCCACAGCTAAAAAGGGATGTATATGTTCATGGCGATAAGTAAAAGTGTTCCGCTTGCATGCGTTAAATTAATCATGgtggtttttcttttccactcTGAGAATTAAGTTTTTGCACAACTGAACAAAATGGTGTAGTTCGCGTGGGAGGTGCTCAGTTACGTTAAGATGGAAAGACAGTTATGCGACTTAATCAGACAAAGCAAATTCCCTTTGATATCAACCCCGATAGAACTGAgcataagaaaaaagtgagCCCACCACAATTGGGAaatgtaaataaatttttagaTCACTCTGGTgagccaaaaaaaatgctaaaattttattttcatatgAATATGTAACCTTGGGGTTGGACATCAGGAAAGCACTTCGGACTTAGAGGAAGTTTTCCTTTCAACCATTGACTTGACAGATAAATTGAGGGGAAATTCGCCCTTATCATCGTTTACTTAAAATTTACACCGCACTAAAATGTTCTCCAACTACCTATTTCAACATGTGTATACTCCTTCAAAGATTAGCTAATGCATAAGAAAATGTTAGCTTGTTCTTACTAATGTttgcatgtgtgtgtgcttttttttttttttttttttttttttcaccttttggATAAAATGCACCATCAGCGTGTAAAGCATCCATTGCGCAGATGAACTGTATAGAGAAATTGTCACCGAGGGTGGCAATCAGATCGAAATGCTTTTAAACAAATGGGGAAGGGGGGATATATCATAAAGGTGGGTACATACACGCATACGTATGTAAAGTATGCACAGTATATGGTGGACCACTACCAAGAGCATTTTCGTCCCGCAGGAGGTTAAACCCGCTCGATGATATTCTAAACAAGGAGAGGTAATAATCGGGGGGGGTGGGGAACGATAAATTTCCGCCTCAAGCGTGTGAGTAGGAGGTGGTTCAAACTGATTGGAGAAATTCTCGCCATGGCCATTCGCGCTAGATCGGTGTAGCGGGTACACAGTTAATCTGTTGGGCGGTCAATCTGCTGAGCGGTCAATCTGCTGAGCGGTCAATCTGCTGAGCGGTCAATCTGCTGAGCGGTCAATCTGCTGAGCGGTTAATCTGCTGAGCGGTTAATCTGATGAGCGGCTACACCGCTGAGTAGTGCGAGTAGCCAATGGAGGGAATTTATCCTccaaataagaaaaaacaacTCCGTACGGGCACACAGTGGTTGCCATATAATAAAGGCATGGGCCCCATGGTGCGCGCGCAAAGTGAACTTGATCTTTAAATTGGGAATTTCGCACCAAGATGGATAACAAAATGTACCAGAGCGGGTTACGTAATTATACATCACCGTCCCTGTTGCCCAACAGGCGTGCACTTGAGATGCGTCATGTACACTTTAGGTGGAAGCTTCCGTTTATATACCTTTTACCGTACACGCACACGTttaaagtaatatatataaataatccatgtacatatttttacttaCGCGTGCGCTTGATACCCATTTGATGAGCGGGccattccccccccccccccctttaaataaaataaacatttttgcGTACGCCAGGAAAGGGGCGCCCACGTACACAAAATAATgctttaaaatgaaaaacgaaaCATAAACTAAAAAGGcgaaacgcaaaaaaaaaaaaaaaaaaaaaaaaacaaatgctAAAATAGCACTTTATTATATCCTCATATACGAATACGCCACGTTTGCCAATGGCATGGACTACTCCGCATCCGCCCGTGCGTATGACAATGTTCGCATGAAAAACTTGCGTTCGTCAATTTTCATCGTTTtcaaatggttaaaaaaaaaaaaaaaaaaaaaaaaaaaaaaaaatatacgaaCGAATTgaagtgaaaagaaaaattaaaaaaaaaaaataataacataatttttttcactttttttgcttttttttttttttttttttttgcttttttttttattaattcctttttaaagaaaCGCTTGATTTCACACTTGCCTCTCTTTGTAAAGTCGTCACAttattaaataattaaacCAACTAATTAGTAACAcgataaaaatatagaaacaGCATGGCGCTGAAAAGAATAACGAAGGTAAGCAGCCAACTGTGTTTGCGCGTATTTGCGCTGCGACTACACGAACGCGCAGGAAGGCATGTATCATCACTGCGTCAGTACTTGGCAATCACATCCTCATGACTGCTCCATTACTGTGCGATGATTGAACGTACGGGGTTATATGTGAAGGCACATGTCAGTTGCGTGTAATTTCACACCAAGACGATGCTTTCATGTTACCCCCACCCCCTCCACTGTGAGTGCATATCTATGAGGATTCTCGTCTTCCCCCTGTGCACCTATCGATGTCGTTTCagttgcgtttttttcttttttttttttttttttgttctcataCCCCAATTGTGTTATTGCATAAAATGGCCCTTTTAAACTAAATATTCTGCGTAGCGGGTGAACCATCCTTCTCCACCGTACACCCTCCATTTCATAACTTTCTTCGCGCCGCGACCTTTTCCACAACCCGTTCCATGCACACACATCTGATTTGCGTAACCGttgggtttagtgtttaagCACTctgaacccttttttttgtatgtttaAGTGCACCATTTGATCACCTCGttgggagaaggaaaaaggaagatgcGCCTGCCGTGAACACCAAACTTTTCCACCTCTGTGGTGAAGACACTCCACACAACAGATggtacacacaattttcactttttttttttttttttttttatctcttgATAATAATATACAGGAACTACAAGACCTGAACAAGGACCCCCCCACAAATTGCTCCGCGGGGCCAATTGGAGATGACCTCTTTTTTTGGCAAGCGACGATAATGGGACCAGGAGACAGGTGAGCACaccaaagggaaaagaagggggcAAAGAAAGATGCACTGTGGGTCCACAACCTTATCATTTCCTTTAAAGGAATATATCATACAGTGGCATTGCCTATGTGTGCACGTTCATATGCGTGTGCATGCTTGCCCGTGATGAAGTTCACCTTGGTCCCTCCACACGCCTTCCAATAATGCGTACCTTCTCACGAACAACCACCCCCCTCTCCCCCCATGCATTATTCCTTCCAGTCCCTACGAAAACGGTGTATACTTCCTGAACATAAAATTCCCGCCAGATTATCCCTTCAAGCCTCCCAAGGTAATTGGCTCCGCCGTCTTGGCAATGTCCATTTGTGGATCATATAGCAAACCCCCATTGACCGATTGCATTACCTTCTAATATTGAGTGCATGTGTAGTTCATATTCTtaccttttgttttttttttttttccctcgccTCGCTCTCTGCAGATTATATTCACCACGAAAATATATCACCCAAATATAAACACGTCGGGTGCCATTTGCCTGGATATCCTCAAGGACCAATGGAGTCCCGCTCTAACCATTTCGAAAGTTCTACTGTCCATATCTTCGTTATTAACTGATCCCAATGCAGGTGAGTAGGACGATGTGGGTACCCCACAAAAAAGGTGCATGCGAATGAAACATTACCTTGTTCTGTCATTGTGATTGAAAAACATCTACTAACATTCCCTTTTATCCATTTAGACGATCCACTCGTGCCAGAAATAGCCCATGTGTACAAAACAGACAGAACCAAATACCATCAAACTGCAAAAGCCTGGACGCAAAAATATGCCCAATGAAAATTATCTAAATAattcaaaataaatttaattaaatcccctttttttttttttttttttttttttttttttttttttttaaataatttattgattcttttaaaatatgtaagaaaaaaaaagttaaaaaaaaaaaaaaaaaaaaaaaaaaagcacataACACACACACgaacaaaaacaaatacAAATACATTTAAACAATTAGACCtctaaaaaggaagaatgaaaatgaGAGGCGCCGAGGGTAAAGGGTGATGTAGGCACCGCTCACCCAAACGGCCGCCTGCGGAATTACGGAACTTTGATCCACGCATCTACAAGTGATTGAACCAGTTTTCCAAAGGAACATGGACACCCATCAAACGGACAAGTGAATAGTCTTGCCAAACGGATTAACCACAAAAGGTGCACGCGTTCTaatgcatgtgtgtgtgcatgtgAACCTGCCCACATGTGGTATAcgcatttgcatttttcttcttatatatgtacagaaAAGAGAgctaaaaaggggaatataaaaatatgagaaaaaagaaaaattaagaaaagaaaattaatttttttttctattttttatagtttttattgtttttatttttattattttttcttctttttttttgcttttttcaccctttttttgacattctttttttttttttttttttttttcttcttcatgtatacatatgtatatatgttccAGTGCACTGAAAGTACGCGGAGATATGCAAACATAaaggtgtacatatatgcacatacatctTCGTTACAACGAACCTTCGAACAGTTCAACAACTCCTTTTAACGACCTTTTACTGTTTTACATAGCGCACCTTTTCCATGCACTATACTGCAATTGTTTGTCGTTCCTCATGTCCGAACACATCTCCTCCAGTTTCCCCTTTAAAGGGCCCTCTCTGAAATTCATATAAACAGTGCTAAGTACATAAACCCATCGGAGGCACATCTGGTCTGTTCTTTTTCACCAAGGATAGAAACATACCTCGTGACAGCATTGCAGTAAGAAAAATGTCGACATGACAGACAAAATATTACCTgttcatagaaaaaaatgagaaaactGAAACAGAAACATGAacatgttaaaatttttgtgcgcgaacttttttaaattttcgcaAAGGTAGAGACATTCCAAAGAATGCTTTACCCATCTTGGACTAAAGCAGACACGTAGGTTTGTACTGCATCCATTGGTGAATTTTTTTGGATGCCTAAAAAATGATCAGTCGATATGGGCTTGTTCATTCTTGAAATGAACTTTTGGCCCAAATCACTCGTAAGACACGAACAGTCGACAGACACATTTTTCTGGTTAATCTACCACACAAGCAAACGCATTGTAATGTAGGCACCAAGTTCCATCTCCACTTCTACGTACCAAtgccttttctcttctccatGACTGATCCTCTCTATGCAGTTTAAGCGCGTTCTGAGGATGGCATTTTACTAAACCCAGGttgtctatgtatatgtgggGCAACAGTGTTTCACCGACCGACGATGATTCTCTTCACTCTCGAATGTCTATTTCACATCTACAAGTCTAAGTTTCAACTGAAATTCCGTACAAGTCGTGTCACtccaaaaatgtatttatatatgcatacccTTCACGCAAGAGACAAGCTCAACcgcgcacaaaaaaaaaaaaaaaaaaaaaaaaaaaaaaaagaatctgaAAGATAACATATGGATTTAATCCATTCgtcaaaaatataaattgaGAAAACCCCATTGGtagtttcttcattttttttttttttttctatctttGACACATTTTATCAATTCGTCCGTCGTGACAACATGTACTTCTAACCCAGTTGAGTTATCaactcttctttcttttttttttttttgttccatgtGCATGCTTGAAACCGACTTCGCTACGGATTCATCGAACCTTCCTTTAAGACACAACATGCATCTGTGGAATCtactaaaaggaaaaataacgAATCTGCCCTTTTTGCCACACTTTCCTGCAACAAGTtcatcttaaaaaaaatcttttcgTTCCTCCTCGTGTCTCCACCACCTTCAATACAATGCATCGCGACGTGTTAGAAAAGGAACGATTAATGCAAAGACATGAAAAGCATGTAAAGAATAATGTGGTCGATAATGTAATAGCTGATCTTACATGCACGGGTCAGGGTAATTCACGTGGACAAGTGCGGTGCACTACTTCATATATTCACCAACTAAGACCCATTTGAGCAAAGCCAAATACCTtcatctccccccccccttccctcCCAGGCAAAACGTACCTTAGGAAGTACGAAGCCGCGTTCGAGGACTACAAAACcagagaaggggaaaaactcAAATCCTTCatgaaaattgaaaataggAGGTAGAAAAGAAGACAATACAGCAGGGACAAGGATCATCCCCGTGGAAAAACGAACACATGGCAATGTACACACAATCGCCTGCGTCATGATACTGATACTTCCCTCAGGAAGGAGAACCTccaaagaaatgaagaaaggtGGCAACTAGCGGAAGTGAATGCACaagtatgtatgtacatataagcAAAACGTTCTGAGACATTCGGTTGGCCATCTGTAATTGGCTCTAAACGTGCGCCCAGAAATATAGTGCACCTCATTCGTCCAGGGAAAGCCATTCTTTTATCCCtccaccctttttttaatttcaaatAATTTGCCCTCGGCTTGCGCAACGTACTCAACGTACTAAACGTACGTAAAGTACGTAATGTACGTAACGTACGCAACACACCCCATCTACAACATGCGCACTCTTCCGCCTCACCTCCTCCGTGTCgccaaaaagaaagaaaaggacaaGACCTGTGCGCTACAAAAAATGCCATTCAAAAGCGAGAAGAATAAAACTAAGTAATTTTGGAGCATCACACTagagggataaaaaaaaaaaaaaaaaaaaaaaaaaaatttccaaatgAGAAGCGAATgaacaaaaggaatgaaCATGTGAATTATTTCTCTCCCTATAAAACAGATCCTGAATATTCCATGTGTCCCACGCAGGTGCCACCACGACATCATCAACCATGAGTACCTCAATTATAATGAATccatcaaaatggaaatgaaaaaaaatgtagcaaTGAATGAGTTAAGCAGGGAGTGCTTCTCCATGTGCGATGAGTTATGCGGCTTGCTATCCCatcatgaacaaaaaaaaaaaaaaaaataaaatgcatacacacatacgtgTATACAAACGTGAATAGATGCGTACGTGCAAACCTCTTATacgttttcccccttttgcagATTTGCGTGAACAACAGGAGAAACTACTTGTCCCACAAGATGAGCGGATCCTACAATCCCATCACGGGTTCGTTCTCCGCACACATACGGCTACCTTTATCATGTGTCACCCTGTAAACTTGTCTCTCCCTGCCCCCCTTCCTCATCGCCCCTTCCTCATCACCCCTTCCTCATCGCCCCTTCCTCATCACTCCTTCCTCATCGCGCTATGATATCGTCCCATTTGGAATCGCCAATtcatttcttcactttttccatcTCCTATCATTGCGCCGCTCTCTTGTCTCCATCTCTCActcaggggaaaaaagaagctgaGAAAATGGACATcaaatttttgaagaaatacatcccccccctttccatCCAACTGCGCTGATGAAATGGTGTCTGTTTCCATTGGGGTCAGCTCAGCCAGGAAATTATCTAATCCATCTTCAGCTTTCCTTGGCCCTCGCAATGAGACGTAGTCGAGAGAGCAATTCATCTGAGGAATGGGTCCTCCCCACTTGGAGCAACATAAACAGCTAACACGATGAAagtagctaaaaaaaaaaaaaaaaaaaaaaaaaactgtaacGCCCCTAAACCGAGACCAACCCCCCTTTAACGACACTTACCTATCCGATCAGACGAGCACAAGAATATGCGCAGGGAAGAGGTAAAGTGTATGCCCCGCAGAGACGCGCAGAGAATCGACGAGGGCGAACTGCAGACGGGAATTGGCTAAGTCGCGATTTAGCGAATCCTCAATTTCGCAAACCTTCATCTcattaagggaaaaataagaagaaccAAAGAAGGTGCACCCGTTCCGAGGGGTATTATCCTCCCTTCTGCAAAATGGTTGATTCATAtatcttctttctctttcgcGAAAACTTTTTCCACCATTAGGACGATCCACTTGGATGTTGCACAGTACGCAATACTCATCAATTGCtttaacaacaaaaaaaaaatttttaagaattctcgaattttccttttcctttttcttcctctttactTTCACAATTTCTTTGTAACGTCTACGCATCATTCTCCATTTAAAGAAATTAATAACCACAACAaactcttcctcttcctgtaACATGTTCGACCCTTCCATGTGGATACCTACACTTGTGAGTGTCACTCTTTTTGCCACAAAAAGAATTATCCGCTTAATTCCATATTTTCTTGTCACCCTTTTGTCAAATTTGTAGAACTGGAGATTTTTCTCCATTGGTTTACTAACTGCTTTTCCACctgttttcccccccctgtgaACACACGATACTCTCCCgtaatgaataaaataattgatGAAAGCAGTGAACACATAGCTGTGCATGAAAAAAGGCTTGACCAATgtgtcttcttctttcctttcgttCATATATTTAAATGTACTTACATGCATTTCTTCGTTTGtaagtattttttccctatctgaacaaaaaatgcacGTACATGTAGCTATCTCCAACTGACTATATTGACTCTCCCCTCGTTGCAAAGATACCtctgttttcctttcttcttctttcctggCATCCCCTCTGGTAGCATACCACTCTTCTACATCGCTCGTGTCTTTAAAATCCTCCCTTGAATggtttccttcctttgacAGATCCATTTCTCCCTGTTCTTTCATCTCCATCATGTTCTTATTCACAAGTCGAATGAAATTCAccaccatttttttgaagtTCAATCCTTTCAGGTTATTCTGTCTTGACAATtctacatttatatttttaaaatttctatacatcttaaaatttttttgtagcatgaaattattccctttccctaTTTTTCTCCGTCGCTCCTTCATTTTCAGGGATGTTACTCTGTCTAATTGTGGAATCTTCTTCTTACTCATAGCTTTATGCATTCCTTTTGACGTGATATCCGCTCTATCGGGCCTCTTAGAATTATCCTTTCCTAAGCCAAACAAATGGTCATGTAGGTTTTCACTCTCAATGCAATTTACGCTgccctccattttttctacattctTATTAAGAACCAGATTGTCCACATGTTTACCGAGGTAGTAGTAACTGTACACATCGATAGTTCTGTTGTTGTCTTTCTCCTCATTCACATATGCACTGtcatttttgctttcttccgTTGATTCAGTTGATGCCTCGTAGCTCACACCCGTGCGGTTTAAAATGTCATCCTCCGACTTGGATGTGCTTTCAgttctttcttccccccgGTGGTTACCCGCTTGAGGACGCACTGATGAACGTATGGACCAATGAGACGATGAGCAGGATGACAACCCAGACGAGTCGCCACCCCCATTTGCCATATTCACTATGCTCATAAAATTTAACTTCCTTGaagctcttttttttaacttttcaaaatttattaaaCGGTAcatcccttcctctttcgtTTCATGCAGATTATAGTAAGGGGTGTCTTTTATTCCACGTCTACCCCTATTATTCTTGTAGGTACGTCTATTTCCAATATTAGATCTCCCCTTTAAATCAGTGTTTCGAGAGGAGGATATTTTCTTCCgtgttctatttttttccttttcaacaaTATTAGGGTCGaaacttccttcccttataTACATTCTTCTTCGAAATTTTGCACCCTCTACATTTGCACCCACTACATTTGATCCCTCTACATTTGAACCCACTACATTTGAACCCTCTACATTTGCACCCTCTACATTTGCACCCTCTACATTTACACCCTCTACATTTGCACCCTCTACATTTGCAcctttgtttttccctttcacttCTGTTTCACTGTGGGAGCTCTTCTCGGAGGTACTCCTAAACAGACAATTGGAGTTCTTTACATGTGGATTTATATCCCCTtgatttatttcctcctcatcgctACTAAACAGACAGTGGGAGTTCCCCTCCTGAGGAATGTTCTCCTCCAATTTTACTACATCATATGCTTTCTCACTTTTATTACTTCCACCAACGGAAGTGCTACTGAACAGGCACTTACTTctcaccttcctcctttttcttttcgtcctAAAATCCTCGGAATTATCCTTATCGTTTACGCTTTCACTAAAGAGACCACTCCTCTTGTCAAGAGTTCTCCTTTTGTCCACTTCCGTTCCAATTTTATCATCCCCCGAACTAACGCTAAAGAGGTTTGTTTCTGCTTCACCCTCTTCACTGCTTCGCTCCGGTTTTATCAGTCTTCCCCTCATCGCTCCATTGCGTCTAGATCTACCATGTTCTGTCCTACCACATTCCTTGCGGCAACTATTCTCGGAGTGTTCACCAAACAGATCCATTCGATGGGATCAGGCAATACAgttaaaaaggtaaaggtaaaaaaagaatcacaCCTTTGTCACTTTGCCTCTTCTTtcaaattacaaaaaaaaaaaaaaaaaaaaaaaaaaaaaaaaaaaaaagtgacacTCCTGTTATTTCTGATGCATCAATTTGTTCATTATTCGATTGTGTTCCTGGTAGAGATTTGTGACGAAACCTCGCGGAATGGACGAGACTCTCCTGCAGTACCCCCTGCTCCATTCAGCAATCCTCTTTATCAGCAGGGGCATTGTGTACACATGTTT
This DNA window, taken from Plasmodium knowlesi strain H genome assembly, chromosome: 13, encodes the following:
- a CDS encoding ubiquitin-conjugating enzyme E2, putative, whose product is MALKRITKELQDLNKDPPTNCSAGPIGDDLFFWQATIMGPGDSPYENGVYFLNIKFPPDYPFKPPKIIFTTKIYHPNINTSGAICLDILKDQWSPALTISKVLLSISSLLTDPNADDPLVPEIAHVYKTDRTKYHQTAKAWTQKYAQ